In a genomic window of Ranitomeya imitator isolate aRanImi1 chromosome 5, aRanImi1.pri, whole genome shotgun sequence:
- the MSH6 gene encoding DNA mismatch repair protein Msh6 isoform X1, which produces MSKQSTLFSFFTKSPPSSTSKVKRSGDSTSPTEADVPAIAGRKSNTSPKESAGAPKHGGKKTPRAATPSAVCDFAPGDLVWAKMPGYPWWPSLVYNHPEQETHLRGKGKSLHVHVQFFDEPPTRGWVGAKYMKNYSGSSAKETQKGGLFFSTRPEIRRAMKMADDAMTADKEKRLSLAVCAELSDSEEEMEVEESSVSDDLIPEPNNGRPMRQAKKNGKAKRRRIMVETDSDEGPSDDEFKPNAKDAASSDEGSSGEDEAKVSAPDSATEDDSPVKVPVKRKRGSVSKPPAKKLQNELPETPKRAVNVSSEAKLKLSSFSAPESFESQANSAGAAGVSTWEHEKFEWLQDGRRKDSRRRRQTDDDYDPGTLYVPDDFLNKCTPGMRKWWQLKSQHFDTVIFYKVGKFYELYHMDAVIGVNELGLTFMKGTWAHSGFPEIAFGRFSDVLVQKGYKAARVEQTETPDMMEARCKSLSHPTKFDKVVRREICRIITKGTQTYSVLDGSPSESHSKYLLCLKEKMNDSSAQQRIYGVCFVDTSVGKFHVGQFYDDRHCSRFRTLVAHYPPVQILFEKCNPSLDTKKVLKSCLSTSIQEGLNSSSQFWDAAKTLKVLAEERYFVKEGKEERENCTLPPVLKDMTSDSDSLALTPGDNHELALSALGACIFYLKKCLIDQELLSMANFAEYVPVDVDIERAQTPTSFFAKTSQRMVLDGVTLTNLEILQNGTNGSTEGTLLEKLDTCFTPFGKRLLKQWLCAPLCNPFSINDRLNAVEDLMAIPGKVSEVGELLKKLPDLERLLSKIHSIGSPLKSQNHPDSRAVMYEETTYSKKKIADFLSALEGFKVMREVVMTMEDAVDDFKSNILKQVLSLKDKSSKGRFPDLSSELKRWDTSFDHEKAKKTGVITPKAGFDPDYDEALRDIKATEQNLADYLEKQRKRLGCKSIVYWGTAKNRYQMEIPESVTERNLPESYELKSTKKGFKRYWTKAIENMFGDLVNAEERRDAALKDCMRRLFYNFDKNYKEWQTAVECFAVLDVLICLAQYSRGGDGPVSRPDILLPDDTAPFLELRGSRHPCITKTFFGDDFIPNDIIIGCKDEEEDVSSAHCVLVTGPNMGGKSTLLRQAGLMVVMAQLGCYVPAEVCKLTPVDRVFTRLGASDRIMAGESTFFVELSETSSILQHATEHSLVLLDELGRGTATFDGTAIASAVVKELSERIKCRTLFSTHYHSLVEDYSHTAAVRLGHMACMVENECEDPSQETITFLYKFIKGACPKSYGFNAARLANIPDEIIQTGHKKAREFESIILSVKIFRELHGLMERDTLDSQAISKLLAMV; this is translated from the exons ATGTCCAAGCAGAGCACCCTGTTCAGCTTCTTCACCAAGTCTCCCCCGAGCAGCACCAGCAAGGTGAAGAGGAGCGGGGACTCCACGTCTCCCACCGAGGCTGACGTGCCCGCCATTGCCGGACGCAAGTCCAATACATCGCCTAAAGAGTCAGCGGGGGCTCCCAAACATGGAGGGAAGAAGACCCCGCGAGCTGCCACACCCAG TGCAGTTTGTGATTTTGCACCAGGAGATCTTGTTTGGGCCAAGATGCCAGGTTACCCATGGTGGCCTTCCTTGGTGTACAACCATCCCGAACAAGAGACTCACCTCAGAGGAAAGGGAAAGTCCCTCCATGTTCATGTCCAGTTCTTCGATGAACCTCCGACCAGAGGATGGGTGGGAGCAAAATATATGAAGAATTATTCAG GTTCATCAGCCAAAGAAACCCAAAAAGGAGGCCTATTTTTCAGCACCAGACCTGAGATAAGAAGAGCAATGAAAATGGCAGATGATGCAATGACAGCTGATAAAGAGAAGAGGCTGTCTCTGGCGGTGTGTGCAGAACTGTCAGATTCAGAGGAGGAGATGGAG GTAGAAGAAAGTTCTGTAAGTGACGATCTGATTCCTGAGCCAAATAATGGCCGGCCGATGCGTCAGGCTAAAAAGAATGGGAAAGCAAAGAGGAGGAGAATTATGGTTGAGACGGACAGTGATGAGGGACCCTCTGATGATGAGTTCAAGCCAAACGCGAAGGACGCTGCAAGCAGTGATGAGGGCAGCAGTGGGGAGGACGAGGCCAAGGTGTCTGCACCAGACTCTGCCACAGAAGATGATAGCCCAGTCAAGGTCCCTGTCAAGCGCAAGAGAGGAAGTGTGTCCAAGCCTCCTGCTAAGAAATTGCAAAATGAGCTGCCAGAAACACCAAAAAGAGCAGTCAATGTGTCTTCAGAAGCCAAGTTGAAGCTGTCATCATTTTCTGCCCCCGAGTCCTTTGAATCGCAGGCAAACTCTGCAGGTGCTGCTGGGGTTTCTACATGGGAGCATGAAAAGTTTGAGTGGCTTCAAGACGGCCGAAGAAAAGACTCCAGACGAAGACGACAGACTGATGATGATTATGATCCTGGCACGCTGTATGTTCCTGATGATTTCCTTAATAAATGCACTCCAGGCATGAGAAAATGGTGGCAGCTGAAATCACAACACTTTGATACTGTCATATTTTATAAGGTTGGGAAGTTTTATGAACTTTACCACATGGATGCGGTTATCGGGGTTAATGAGTTGGGGCTGACGTTCATGAAGGGCACTTGGGCTCACTCCGGATTCCCTGAGATCGCATTTGGACGCTTCTCAGATGTTCTAGTTCAGAAGGGATATAAAGCAGCCCGGGTAGAGCAGACAGAAACCCCAGATATGATGGAAGCACGATGCAAATCCTTGTCTCACCCTACAAAGTTTGATAAAGTTGTGAGAAGAGAAATCTGCAGGATTATTACCAAAGGCACTCAGACCTACAGTGTGTTAGACGGGAGTCCCTCAGAGAGTCACAGCAAATACCTGCTATGTCTGAAGGAGAAGATGAACGATTCGTCTGCTCAGCAGAGAATATATGGGGTCTGCTTTGTGGACACCTCAGTAGGCAAATTTCACGTTGGACAATTTTATGACGACCGCCACTGTTCGAGATTTAGGACCTTGGTCGCCCACTACCCCCCAGTACAGATTTTGTTTGAGAAGTGTAATCCGTCTCTGGATACTAAAAAAGTTCTTAAAAGTTGCCTCTCGACTTCAATCCAGGAGGGGTTAAATTCTTCCTCTCAGTTCTGGGATGCTGCAAAAACACTAAAGGTTTTGGCTGAAGAAAGGTATTTTGTAAAAGAAGGCAAGGAAGAGCGCGAAAACTGCACGTTGCCGCCAGTTCTAAAAGACATGACGTCGGACAGTGACTCTTTAGCACTTACCCCTGGTGACAATCATGAACTTGCCCTTTCTGCTCTCGGGGCTTGCATTTTTTATCTGAAGAAATGTCTCATTGATCAAGAGCTACTCTCGATGGCAAACTTTGCAGAGTACGTCCCTGTTGACGTCGACATCGAAAGGGCCCAAACCCCAACCAGCTTCTTTGCTAAAACAAGCCAACGAATGGTTCTGGACGGCGTCACACTAACAAATTTGGAAATTCTTCAAAATGGGACTAATGGGTCCACAGAAGGGACACTCCTGGAGAAATTAGACACCTGCTTCACTCCTTTTGGCAAGCGTCTTTTAAAACAGTGGCTCTGTGCTCCGCTGTGCAATCCGTTCTCTATCAATGATCGGCTTAATGCGGTTGAAGATCTCATGGCAATTCCGGGGAAGGTGTCGGAGGTTGGAGAACTGCTGAAAAAACTTCCAGATCTTGAAAGACTTTTGAGCAAGATTCATAGCATTGGGTCTCCGCTCAAAAGCCAAAACCATCCAGACAGCCGAGCAGTCATGTACGAGGAGACCACCTACAGCAAGAAAAAGATAGCAGATTTCCTTTCTGCTCTGGAAGGTTTTAAGGTGATGCGTGAAGTCGTAATGACAATGGAAGATGCCGTTGATGACTTCAAGTCCAATATTCTTAAACAGGTTCTTAGTCTTAAGGATAAAAGTTCCAAAGGACGCTTTCCAGACCTATCCTCTGAATTAAAGCGCTGGGATACTTCATTTGATCACGAGAAAGCTAAAAAAACTGGTGTGATCACTCCTAAAGCCGGCTTCGATCCAGACTATGATGAAGCCCTGAGAGACATTAAGGCGACAGAGCAGAATCTGGCTGATTATTTGGAGAAGCAGCGGAAAAGACTCGGGTGCAAAAGTATTGTGTATTGGGGGACTGCAAAGAACCGTTATCAAATGGAGATCCCAGAGAGCGTCACCGAGCGCAACCTACCGGAGTCATATGAATTAAAGTCCACAAAAAAGGGCTTTAAACGTTATTGGACTAAAGCCATAGAAAATATGTTTGGCGACCTGGTAAATGCGGAAGAGCGCAGAGACGCTGCCCTTAAAGACTGTATGAGGAGGCTGTTTTATAACTTTGATAAGAATTACAAGGAGTGGCAAACGGCGGTGGAGTGCTTTGCCGTGTTGG ATGTCCTTATTTGTTTGGCGCAATACAGCCGAGGTGGTGATGGACCGGTCTCCAGACCTGATATCCTATTACCTGATGACACTGCACCATTTTTGGAGCTCCGTGGATCTCGCCACCCTTGCATTACGAAAACCTTCTTTGGAGACGACTTCATACCAAATGATATTATAATTGGTTGCAAGGACGAGGAAGAAGACGTTAGTAGCGCCCACTGTGTGCTGGTCACAGGTCCGAACATGGGTGGCAAGTCCACTCTGCTGAGACAG GCCGGTCTTATGGTGGTTATGGCACAGCTGGGGTGTTACGTGCCTGCAGAAGTCTGTAAGCTGACCCCTGTGGACAGAGTATTTACCAGGCTGGGGGCGTCAGACAGAATCATGGCAG GTGAAAGCACTTTTTTCGTGGAATTGAGTGAAACATCAAGTATTCTCCAGCATGCGACCGAGCATTCCCTGGTGCTCCTGGATGAACTCG GCAGGGGCACGGCTACATTTGATGGGACAGCTATAGCCAGTGCTGTTGTTAAGGAGCTCTCGGAAAGGATTAAGTGCCGCACTTTGTTTTCTACACACTATCATTCGTTAGTGGAGGATTACTCTCATACTGCGGCCGTACGCCTGGGGCATATG GCTTGTATGGTTGAAAATGAATGTGAGGATCCGAGCCAGGAAACTATCACTTTCCTTTATAAATTTATCAAGGGAGCTTGCCCTAAAAGCTATGGATTCAATGCAGCAAGACTCGCCAACATCCCTGATGAGATTATTCAGACGGGTCATAAGAAGGCGCGAGAGTTTGAAAGTATAATACTGTCCGTGAAGATATTCAG
- the MSH6 gene encoding DNA mismatch repair protein Msh6 isoform X2, with amino-acid sequence MPGYPWWPSLVYNHPEQETHLRGKGKSLHVHVQFFDEPPTRGWVGAKYMKNYSGSSAKETQKGGLFFSTRPEIRRAMKMADDAMTADKEKRLSLAVCAELSDSEEEMEVEESSVSDDLIPEPNNGRPMRQAKKNGKAKRRRIMVETDSDEGPSDDEFKPNAKDAASSDEGSSGEDEAKVSAPDSATEDDSPVKVPVKRKRGSVSKPPAKKLQNELPETPKRAVNVSSEAKLKLSSFSAPESFESQANSAGAAGVSTWEHEKFEWLQDGRRKDSRRRRQTDDDYDPGTLYVPDDFLNKCTPGMRKWWQLKSQHFDTVIFYKVGKFYELYHMDAVIGVNELGLTFMKGTWAHSGFPEIAFGRFSDVLVQKGYKAARVEQTETPDMMEARCKSLSHPTKFDKVVRREICRIITKGTQTYSVLDGSPSESHSKYLLCLKEKMNDSSAQQRIYGVCFVDTSVGKFHVGQFYDDRHCSRFRTLVAHYPPVQILFEKCNPSLDTKKVLKSCLSTSIQEGLNSSSQFWDAAKTLKVLAEERYFVKEGKEERENCTLPPVLKDMTSDSDSLALTPGDNHELALSALGACIFYLKKCLIDQELLSMANFAEYVPVDVDIERAQTPTSFFAKTSQRMVLDGVTLTNLEILQNGTNGSTEGTLLEKLDTCFTPFGKRLLKQWLCAPLCNPFSINDRLNAVEDLMAIPGKVSEVGELLKKLPDLERLLSKIHSIGSPLKSQNHPDSRAVMYEETTYSKKKIADFLSALEGFKVMREVVMTMEDAVDDFKSNILKQVLSLKDKSSKGRFPDLSSELKRWDTSFDHEKAKKTGVITPKAGFDPDYDEALRDIKATEQNLADYLEKQRKRLGCKSIVYWGTAKNRYQMEIPESVTERNLPESYELKSTKKGFKRYWTKAIENMFGDLVNAEERRDAALKDCMRRLFYNFDKNYKEWQTAVECFAVLDVLICLAQYSRGGDGPVSRPDILLPDDTAPFLELRGSRHPCITKTFFGDDFIPNDIIIGCKDEEEDVSSAHCVLVTGPNMGGKSTLLRQAGLMVVMAQLGCYVPAEVCKLTPVDRVFTRLGASDRIMAGESTFFVELSETSSILQHATEHSLVLLDELGRGTATFDGTAIASAVVKELSERIKCRTLFSTHYHSLVEDYSHTAAVRLGHMACMVENECEDPSQETITFLYKFIKGACPKSYGFNAARLANIPDEIIQTGHKKAREFESIILSVKIFRELHGLMERDTLDSQAISKLLAMV; translated from the exons ATGCCAGGTTACCCATGGTGGCCTTCCTTGGTGTACAACCATCCCGAACAAGAGACTCACCTCAGAGGAAAGGGAAAGTCCCTCCATGTTCATGTCCAGTTCTTCGATGAACCTCCGACCAGAGGATGGGTGGGAGCAAAATATATGAAGAATTATTCAG GTTCATCAGCCAAAGAAACCCAAAAAGGAGGCCTATTTTTCAGCACCAGACCTGAGATAAGAAGAGCAATGAAAATGGCAGATGATGCAATGACAGCTGATAAAGAGAAGAGGCTGTCTCTGGCGGTGTGTGCAGAACTGTCAGATTCAGAGGAGGAGATGGAG GTAGAAGAAAGTTCTGTAAGTGACGATCTGATTCCTGAGCCAAATAATGGCCGGCCGATGCGTCAGGCTAAAAAGAATGGGAAAGCAAAGAGGAGGAGAATTATGGTTGAGACGGACAGTGATGAGGGACCCTCTGATGATGAGTTCAAGCCAAACGCGAAGGACGCTGCAAGCAGTGATGAGGGCAGCAGTGGGGAGGACGAGGCCAAGGTGTCTGCACCAGACTCTGCCACAGAAGATGATAGCCCAGTCAAGGTCCCTGTCAAGCGCAAGAGAGGAAGTGTGTCCAAGCCTCCTGCTAAGAAATTGCAAAATGAGCTGCCAGAAACACCAAAAAGAGCAGTCAATGTGTCTTCAGAAGCCAAGTTGAAGCTGTCATCATTTTCTGCCCCCGAGTCCTTTGAATCGCAGGCAAACTCTGCAGGTGCTGCTGGGGTTTCTACATGGGAGCATGAAAAGTTTGAGTGGCTTCAAGACGGCCGAAGAAAAGACTCCAGACGAAGACGACAGACTGATGATGATTATGATCCTGGCACGCTGTATGTTCCTGATGATTTCCTTAATAAATGCACTCCAGGCATGAGAAAATGGTGGCAGCTGAAATCACAACACTTTGATACTGTCATATTTTATAAGGTTGGGAAGTTTTATGAACTTTACCACATGGATGCGGTTATCGGGGTTAATGAGTTGGGGCTGACGTTCATGAAGGGCACTTGGGCTCACTCCGGATTCCCTGAGATCGCATTTGGACGCTTCTCAGATGTTCTAGTTCAGAAGGGATATAAAGCAGCCCGGGTAGAGCAGACAGAAACCCCAGATATGATGGAAGCACGATGCAAATCCTTGTCTCACCCTACAAAGTTTGATAAAGTTGTGAGAAGAGAAATCTGCAGGATTATTACCAAAGGCACTCAGACCTACAGTGTGTTAGACGGGAGTCCCTCAGAGAGTCACAGCAAATACCTGCTATGTCTGAAGGAGAAGATGAACGATTCGTCTGCTCAGCAGAGAATATATGGGGTCTGCTTTGTGGACACCTCAGTAGGCAAATTTCACGTTGGACAATTTTATGACGACCGCCACTGTTCGAGATTTAGGACCTTGGTCGCCCACTACCCCCCAGTACAGATTTTGTTTGAGAAGTGTAATCCGTCTCTGGATACTAAAAAAGTTCTTAAAAGTTGCCTCTCGACTTCAATCCAGGAGGGGTTAAATTCTTCCTCTCAGTTCTGGGATGCTGCAAAAACACTAAAGGTTTTGGCTGAAGAAAGGTATTTTGTAAAAGAAGGCAAGGAAGAGCGCGAAAACTGCACGTTGCCGCCAGTTCTAAAAGACATGACGTCGGACAGTGACTCTTTAGCACTTACCCCTGGTGACAATCATGAACTTGCCCTTTCTGCTCTCGGGGCTTGCATTTTTTATCTGAAGAAATGTCTCATTGATCAAGAGCTACTCTCGATGGCAAACTTTGCAGAGTACGTCCCTGTTGACGTCGACATCGAAAGGGCCCAAACCCCAACCAGCTTCTTTGCTAAAACAAGCCAACGAATGGTTCTGGACGGCGTCACACTAACAAATTTGGAAATTCTTCAAAATGGGACTAATGGGTCCACAGAAGGGACACTCCTGGAGAAATTAGACACCTGCTTCACTCCTTTTGGCAAGCGTCTTTTAAAACAGTGGCTCTGTGCTCCGCTGTGCAATCCGTTCTCTATCAATGATCGGCTTAATGCGGTTGAAGATCTCATGGCAATTCCGGGGAAGGTGTCGGAGGTTGGAGAACTGCTGAAAAAACTTCCAGATCTTGAAAGACTTTTGAGCAAGATTCATAGCATTGGGTCTCCGCTCAAAAGCCAAAACCATCCAGACAGCCGAGCAGTCATGTACGAGGAGACCACCTACAGCAAGAAAAAGATAGCAGATTTCCTTTCTGCTCTGGAAGGTTTTAAGGTGATGCGTGAAGTCGTAATGACAATGGAAGATGCCGTTGATGACTTCAAGTCCAATATTCTTAAACAGGTTCTTAGTCTTAAGGATAAAAGTTCCAAAGGACGCTTTCCAGACCTATCCTCTGAATTAAAGCGCTGGGATACTTCATTTGATCACGAGAAAGCTAAAAAAACTGGTGTGATCACTCCTAAAGCCGGCTTCGATCCAGACTATGATGAAGCCCTGAGAGACATTAAGGCGACAGAGCAGAATCTGGCTGATTATTTGGAGAAGCAGCGGAAAAGACTCGGGTGCAAAAGTATTGTGTATTGGGGGACTGCAAAGAACCGTTATCAAATGGAGATCCCAGAGAGCGTCACCGAGCGCAACCTACCGGAGTCATATGAATTAAAGTCCACAAAAAAGGGCTTTAAACGTTATTGGACTAAAGCCATAGAAAATATGTTTGGCGACCTGGTAAATGCGGAAGAGCGCAGAGACGCTGCCCTTAAAGACTGTATGAGGAGGCTGTTTTATAACTTTGATAAGAATTACAAGGAGTGGCAAACGGCGGTGGAGTGCTTTGCCGTGTTGG ATGTCCTTATTTGTTTGGCGCAATACAGCCGAGGTGGTGATGGACCGGTCTCCAGACCTGATATCCTATTACCTGATGACACTGCACCATTTTTGGAGCTCCGTGGATCTCGCCACCCTTGCATTACGAAAACCTTCTTTGGAGACGACTTCATACCAAATGATATTATAATTGGTTGCAAGGACGAGGAAGAAGACGTTAGTAGCGCCCACTGTGTGCTGGTCACAGGTCCGAACATGGGTGGCAAGTCCACTCTGCTGAGACAG GCCGGTCTTATGGTGGTTATGGCACAGCTGGGGTGTTACGTGCCTGCAGAAGTCTGTAAGCTGACCCCTGTGGACAGAGTATTTACCAGGCTGGGGGCGTCAGACAGAATCATGGCAG GTGAAAGCACTTTTTTCGTGGAATTGAGTGAAACATCAAGTATTCTCCAGCATGCGACCGAGCATTCCCTGGTGCTCCTGGATGAACTCG GCAGGGGCACGGCTACATTTGATGGGACAGCTATAGCCAGTGCTGTTGTTAAGGAGCTCTCGGAAAGGATTAAGTGCCGCACTTTGTTTTCTACACACTATCATTCGTTAGTGGAGGATTACTCTCATACTGCGGCCGTACGCCTGGGGCATATG GCTTGTATGGTTGAAAATGAATGTGAGGATCCGAGCCAGGAAACTATCACTTTCCTTTATAAATTTATCAAGGGAGCTTGCCCTAAAAGCTATGGATTCAATGCAGCAAGACTCGCCAACATCCCTGATGAGATTATTCAGACGGGTCATAAGAAGGCGCGAGAGTTTGAAAGTATAATACTGTCCGTGAAGATATTCAG